The window ATGCCCATTTACACACTTGCTTGGCCAAAAACGGAacaagcaaaaagaaaaaccaacaTCAAATGACAAACAAAGAAATTCACCATCTCGATCCAACTAAAATTCACCATCTCGATCCAACTAAAATTACGACTCATTCGAATTCCAGGGAGCCCAATTGGCCTCACTCCCGACACGGGGAATGCTGTTAACTCTGGAATATAGATCAACCTTGAAGTTAGCCCCACACATCACCCCTTCACTATCCACCCTCGGCATCGCCCTCAGCTTATTCATAGGATGCTCAAAGCTCATAAGCCCCGCCTCGCTATGGAATATGCAACCTGCTGGAAACGGCGCAAATGACTTGGCGCAGCCTGCTTTGATCACTTCTAAATCATCAGAAATCACCACGGAGCCATCGGCAGCAATGCCCCAGTACAACTTGACTCCACCATCAGAGCCCTGAAATGCGAGTAAAGTATGTTCCTTAAAATTCTGAAACAATGATTACTAGGAACTGAATTTGTGTTCTGTAGTTTACTACTGATGAGGACAGAGATACCAGTGCGGTGAAAACGGTTCCGACTTTGCTGTCGTAGACTACGAAGGCGAAGCTCCCTTCGAGTTCCTTAATGACTTGGTCTGCCGGATAGGGACCACGGTCCCGGAGTGTCCTGTAAGCCTCAATCACAAGCATAGCCTCATTGGCATTTCTTGATAGTCCATACTGCTTGATTTGTGCACACAGATTGTTCAAACTCCCCATGAAAAGACAGTATATGTCATCGTACCCGCAGAATAACCTGTCCAACACATgcaaattcaagattttttgAAGAGTTGCGCAAACAGAATACAGAAAGCTGTTAGCGATATAACTATGAGATATTATGTCCGGGCACTATTATGCTAACTAAACAAGCTCAAATTTGACGACCATCTAGTATGTTTCGAGTTGTCAGAATATCAACTCAGAGGTATGGATctggctaaatttattttttttaaacaaaaaagtgGTATCTTACAAGGTAAAGATCATAAGAAGTTAACACTGAAAGCCCATAAGTTCTTTTACCCAAAAAACCCCCAAACATACTTGTCAAAAAAGTTTGAAGATGTTTACTTAtccaaatttgaaatgaataaGGTTATTTGAACATTTTACCTCTGGTTGTGATGAAGAAAGGAACAGCGATCAGGCCGGACATAGGCAAGAACTGCGGTATCCCCAAAGCTCATAGAGAAAGTGTTAGTGGGGTGTGAAGAGAGAAACTCGTCAAGAGTTTCCTCCGGGAGCTTAGGCTTCTTGGCGACCTTATGGGAAGCAGGGCTGTTCAGCTCTTCCGGGGGATGAGCAAACGCTTTGTGGAATATAGCCAACATTTTcgtcttcttcctttttcttggatagtaaagaaaatatgaaatgagATGTATCGGATGTTTACTTGGTTGAATTTAATAAGTATGATTTTGTGAAACGGTGCGTGCTGATGAATTTATACGTAGAGTTGAGAGGGAGGGGATTGATTTGATGATGTTGGATAAGGATTCTTTCTCGTACTTCAATGTCTTTATCTCTTTGCAGACTTTTCTAGTTTTGTTTTTCCTGTTGTACATCTGTCTGAATAATACATACCAGTTACAAGTCTTACCTCATAATCTTGTCTCTTTCTGCTTCGTAtctttataattacatatatatagtctaCAAAAATCACATCCATGTCACTTCATTTCTCCTGGTAATTAATGGTATTTCATAATT of the Sesamum indicum cultivar Zhongzhi No. 13 unplaced genomic scaffold, S_indicum_v1.0 C00697, whole genome shotgun sequence genome contains:
- the LOC105155217 gene encoding stem-specific protein TSJT1-like is translated as MLAIFHKAFAHPPEELNSPASHKVAKKPKLPEETLDEFLSSHPTNTFSMSFGDTAVLAYVRPDRCSFLHHNQRLFCGYDDIYCLFMGSLNNLCAQIKQYGLSRNANEAMLVIEAYRTLRDRGPYPADQVIKELEGSFAFVVYDSKVGTVFTALGSDGGVKLYWGIAADGSVVISDDLEVIKAGCAKSFAPFPAGCIFHSEAGLMSFEHPMNKLRAMPRVDSEGVMCGANFKVDLYSRVNSIPRVGSEANWAPWNSNES